One window from the genome of Dioscorea cayenensis subsp. rotundata cultivar TDr96_F1 chromosome 3, TDr96_F1_v2_PseudoChromosome.rev07_lg8_w22 25.fasta, whole genome shotgun sequence encodes:
- the LOC120254670 gene encoding protein NRT1/ PTR FAMILY 6.4 yields the protein MVMAGGVHEVEDDDLSVYDFKGQPADKSRTGGWLGAGLILGSEFAERVCVMGISMNLVTYLVGDLHLSTSKSANIVTNFMGTLNLLALFAGFLADAKLGRYLTVAIFASITAVGVILLTIATTLNNMRPPECDNYRQNHHNCIPASGKQLVLLFIALYTIATGGGGIKANVSGFGSDQFDHRDPKEEKAMIFFFNRFYFCISIGSLFAVTVLVYVQDNVGRGWGYGVSGATMVMAVMILLIGTPLYRYRRPKGSPLAVIWRVVVNAWKKRYVAYPDHPSLLNEYHTSKVPYTEYFRCLNKAAITEETSNGTTNRISDPSSTSTVTEVEEVKMILKLLPIWSTCILFWTIYSQMTTFSVEQATYMNRNIGSFVFPSGSLSVFLFITILLFTSLNEKLLVPIARRFTHNAQGITSLQRVAVGLVFSLIAMVASAIVEKQRRQSFVMDGNAISAFWLVPQYFLVGAGEAFAYVGMLEFFIREAPERMKSMSTGLFLATLSMGFFLSSLLVSLVDKATNGGWIKNNLNKGRLDYFYWMLAVLGVINFLVFLGFASRHQYKVQRVEVKNQGGCELDEWKEDNFKESINV from the exons ATG GTGATGGCAGGAGGAGTGCATGAAGTAGAGGATGATGATTTATCTGTCTATGATTTCAAAGGCCAACCTGCTGATAAGTCTCGTACTGGTGGTTGGCTTGGTGCTGGACTAATCTTGG GGAGTGAGTTTGCTGAAAGAGTATGTGTGATGGGAATATCAATGAATCTTGTTACATACTTAGTTGGAGACCTTCATCTCTCAACTTCCAAATCTGCCAACATTGTTACAAACTTCATGGGCACACTCAACCTTCTTGCTCTCTTTGCTGGCTTCTTGGCTGATGCTAAGCTTGGCCGTTATCTTACGGTTGCCATCTTCGCATCTATCACTGCcgtt GGGGTGATTTTACTGACAATAGCGACCACCTTAAATAATATGAGGCCACCAGAATGCGACAATTATCGACAAAACCACCATAACTGTATTCCGGCAAGCGGCAAGCAACTTGTACTACTCTTTATTGCTCTTTACACCATCGCTACAGGTGGCGGTGGCATCAAAGCCAACGTTTCTGGCTTCGGATCTGATCAATTCGATCACCGGGACCCTAAAGAAGAAAAAgccatgatttttttcttcaataggTTCTACTTTTGCATCAGTATTGGATCATTATTTGCGGTAACAGTTCTGGTGTATGTGCAAGACAATGTAGGTAGAGGATGGGGTTACGGTGTATCTGGGGCGACAATGGTGATGGCAGTGATGATATTACTCATCGGAACACCGTTGTATCGGTACCGGAGACCGAAAGGGAGCCCTTTGGCAGTGATTTGGAGGGTGGTGGTGAATGCATGGAAGAAGAGATATGTTGCCTATCCTGATCATCCAAGCTTGCTCAATGAGTACCACACATCCAAAGTCCCTTACACTGAATATTTTAG ATGTCTAAACAAAGCAGCAATAACAGAGGAGACCTCCAATGGCACAACAAACAGAATCTCTGATCCAAGTTCAACATCAACAGTAACTGAAGTAGAAGAAGTGAAGATGATACTCAAGCTTCTCCCCATCTGGTCCACCTGCATTCTCTTCTGGACAATCTACTCCCAAATGACCACATTCTCAGTAGAACAAGCCACATACATGAACCGAAACATCGGTTCCTTCGTCTTCCCTTCCGGCTCGCTCTCCGTCTTCCTCTTCATAACCATCCTCCTCTTCACTTCGCTCAATGAAAAACTCCTTGTCCCCATCGCTCGCCGTTTTACACACAATGCACAAGGGATCACAAGCCTCCAGAGAGTTGCAGTAGGACTAGTGTTCTCATTGATAGCAATGGTTGCATCTGCAATTGTTGAGAAACAAAGGAGACAGTCATTTGTTATGGATGGGAATGCAATAAGTGCATTCTGGTTAGTACCTCAGTACTTCTTAGTTGGGGCTGGTGAAGCATTTGCTTATGTTGGGATGCTTGAGTTCTTCATCAGAGAAGCTCCAGAGAGGATGAAATCTATGAGCACTGGACTGTTTTTGGCAACCCTGTCAATGGGGTTCTTCTTGAGTAGTTTGTTGGTTTCTCTTGTGGATAAGGCTACAAATGGAGGGTGGATTAAGAATAACTTGAACAAAGGGAGGTTGGATTACTTCTATTGGATGTTGGCAGTGCTTGGGGTGATCAATTTCTTGGTGTTTCTAGGATTTGCTAGCAGGCATCAGTATAAGGTGCAAAGGGTTGAAGTGAAGAACCAGGGTGGATGTGAACTTGATGAATGGAAGGAAGATAATTTTAAGGAAAGTATCAATGTGTAA